The window gtgagggtcaggaaggggggagggtcaggaaggggggagggtcaggaagagggtgagggttagggaggggggagggtcaggAAGGGGGGAAGgtcaggaaggggggagggccaggaaagggggagggtcaggaagggaggagggtcaggaagggaggagggtcaggaagagggtgagggttagggaggggggagggtcaggAAGGGGGGAAGgtcaggaaggggggagggccaggaaagggggagggtcaggaagggaggagggtcaggaagggaggagggtcaggaagggggtgagggtgaggaagggggagagggggaggaagcgggggaggatgaggaagggggtgaggaccAGGAAGCGGGGGAGGGTCAAGAAGGGGGGAGGGTCAGGAAAGGCGGAGGGTCAGGAAGGGGGAGGGTCAGGAAGGGGGGAGGACCAGGAAGCGGGGGAGGGCCAGGAAGCGGGGGAGGgccaggaaggggggagggtcaggaagggaggagggtcaggaagggaggagggtcaggaagagggtgagggttagggaggggggagggtcaggAAGGGGGAAAGgtcaggaaggggggagggccaggaaagggggagggtcaggaagggaggagggtcaggaagggaggagggtcaggaagggggtgagggtgaggaagggggagagggggaggaagcgggggaggatgaggaagggggtgaggaccAGGAAGCGGGGGAGGGTCAAGAAGGGGGGAGGGTCAGGAAAGGCGGAGGGTCAGGAAGGGGGAGGGTCAGGAAGGGGGGAGGACCAGGAAGCGGGGGAGGGCCAGGAAGCGGGGGAGGgccaggaaggggggagggccaggaaggggggagggtaaGGAACGGGGAGGGCCAGGAAGGGGGGCTGAAGAGACTGAGCAGCTTACTCCTAGGATCTATTGCCTCCAGAGGCTGTGGCAGGAGACACTGCATCTCACGAGGGatcggaggcaaccaattggtttCTTTACCTGAACTGTCGGGCAGAGGTTGTGAGCGATCAGATCAGCTATGGACACGAGAGAGAAGGGACATTTCTCTGCACGTTCTCCAGTGAGGAAAAGCCCCATGATCCCCACAGCACACAGAACATGACACACGACAGCACACGTGTGTGCGGCTGTCTGCGTGTGCTGGGGTTCCCACCCTGACGGCCCTGCCCGTGCACGCACTCCTGGCTCCTGGGCTCTGGACGCACTTGTCCTGGTGGCCACGGGTCAGGAGTGATCGATCTGACTGTCCACGCCCAGCTCAGGCCCCTCTTCCTCTTGGGAACCagctggctgtggggagcagAAGTGCTCCCCTGCTCCTGGGACCCCAACAGTTGTGCAGGTTGTGTCCAGTGCGAGGGCACCTGAGAGGAGGAGCCAACGGGGGGAGCGATGGACTGAGCTCCTGGGGCAGGAGGACCGCCCGGAGCTGGTGTCTTCTCCTCACTCTCCCTGCAGCTGGGGCCGCGGCACCCAGGGCTGCTCTGTCACACCGCTGGCCCGGGTGGCCGTCTGTCCAATGCCAGGGTGTCCTGGGCAGGTCCTATTGGCTCCCTGTCCTTCCATTTGCCTGTCAGTGATAAGGTGGCACGTGGCCTTCGGCATGCCTccctttcggggggggggggttctcacCAATTCCACACTGTCAGCCCCACAGAGTTGTTCTTCAAGGTGacagacagtttggctcagtggatagagcatcggcctgcggactgaagggtcctaggttccattccggtcaagagcacatacccaggttgcaggcttgatccccagtagggggcatgcaggaggcagccaatcattgattctctctctctcatggttggtttttctatctctcgctctccctctcccttcctctctgaaatcaataaaaaaaaaaaaattttttttaaaagatgtcagCTCTgcaattttttattgttaacactGTCAGACTCTGCTGTGGATTTTATCTCCTGAGCCAGTTTCCACCTGGGGGAGGTGAAGACATTGACAGGTAGCTTTTGCTACACGCAGTGGCTCATCCACAATGAATTTTGCAAGAGCATTGATAGCGTTTGGTGCCTGTTTTCATGACTTGACAAGGGTGTGGCTGGGAGGTGCTTCTGGAAGGGCCATGAAGGGCCTTGTGCATGGACACCGGTTGCTAACAGCCACCGAGGCAACTTCCGCAACCCTGTGGCCAGGTTGTCCTCTCACCCACCCCTCATAACTCACCCAGGACCGTGAATTTGTGCATAACCCATGACAAGAAGCCAGCGGGGACAATAAGCACTTctcttgaaagaaagaaaaatcattttttatttctaaagagaACTAAAAGCACAAAGTAGCGTTCATCTCTATTAATTTTCAGGTCAATTTTGAGCGGGAAAAATCAAAGCAGTCCATCCACGCGGTGAGCGAGGCTGAGGAGCAGAAGCTGGAGATGAGTGGGTGGCGGCGAGGCTGAGCagcggccgggggtgggggttggcCCATTCTCAGTGTAGACGCGACTCCCACTGAGAGCGGCTAAAATTCGCAGTCCTCTGAAAGGGAAGGGGCGGGAGAAGAGATGTGAGCGAGGAGGAGGATGTGCTCTCACTTGGCAATAATGCCAGGGGATTTCTGACTTGAAAGTATCAACGGGAAGACTCTTCAGAAAACATGGCCCGTCTTCATATTTTGTCattccctgccctcccaccccaagcCAGCTACACATCACAAAGGCGATTCTCCGCAGCCTTTGGTGCAGGCTGGGGAGCAAAGCTGGGAAAAAGGCAGGTTCCTCCCCACATGGTCTTTCAGCCCCGCCTCCCCGTCCCAGACTGGATTCATTGTGATTTAGGCTAAAccgctcctccccaggcccccggGGCCACCGTCCGGTGAAAACACAGCTGGCAGTGCAGACAGAGTCCCGAGGCCCGTGCGGGTTTCTCACGCGCCCCACGCCGTCAGCCCCGCCGCGTTGTCATGGACGTACCTTCCGGGACGTTGTTGGCGATGTTCAGAGGGTAGAAGCACCACGGGTGCCCGGGGACGGTGCTGTCGAAGCAGCAGCCCTTCGCCGCGCACTGGGCGGGCGTGATGCCCGAGAACCCGCAGTTGCTCCTCTGGCTGGGGGCCATCACGCACGTCTCTGAAGGCGCACGGGCAGGGGCAAAGGTAAGCCCGGAGCCGAACTCCTCCTCACTATTTCTACCCGCACCCCGTCCCGCTTCCTTCTCCAGTTACATCAGCAGCCGGCTGGCGCGGCCGATGCAGACCCAGGCCTCGGGTCCCGGAGGGAGACCCTGTCCTCATTTCCTGACATGAAAACACGTCACCTCAGGGAAACTGCAAGGCGACCGGAATCTGTAACCCTGCACCTACCTGGACAACGTATTCATTCGAGCATTCATTTCAACGAACAATTATTAAGCATATTTACTCAATCAATATATCTATTGGGCACCATTTGTGTGTGCTAGGAACAGGAGATGACACAGCAAACACAGGCAGAGCGGGTCCGTCAGAAACCGAGCTcctgccaggctctgtgccaggtgGTGGTGacccagaaattaaaaataaaggcatgCTTGTTACGAGACCAAACTCAGATGGAGGAGAAAGCCAAGTATGTGTGCAAAGCAGCACAGTGCGACCATCCTAGTGTGTCCAGGTCAAGCACAGAAAGGACAAGTGACAACAAGGCTGAACAAAGCAAGGAGGGCTTCCCGTAGGAGGGGGTTGGCCTCTTGAGGATGGAGCAGTGGGTGTTccaagcagagggagcagcatggGTGATGGCGGTGAAGGGGAAGAGCAAGGTGTGTTCGAGGAGGTGTAAGTCCGTTTGCAGAGACGATGCAGAGGTTGAGGTGAGTGGTCTGAGAGGAGCTAGGTCAAGGGCTAGGGTACACAGTTTCAGCCTGAGAGCCACAGCTTTCACCAGGGGAGGGATGAAATGACCCAAAGTGGAAAGCACCCAGGGCAGACGGGCCAGCTGACAGCTCCCTCATGGTCTGGCTGCAAGATCT is drawn from Myotis daubentonii chromosome 3, mMyoDau2.1, whole genome shotgun sequence and contains these coding sequences:
- the TFF1 gene encoding trefoil factor 1 translates to MATMEPKVICVLLLVFSLALSSLAQVQTETCVMAPSQRSNCGFSGITPAQCAAKGCCFDSTVPGHPWCFYPLNIANNVPEEDCEF